A single Anatilimnocola floriformis DNA region contains:
- a CDS encoding Nramp family divalent metal transporter, with product MSLETKSKTAATAVEPLAPWPGSHEMPRWNVDELTEAPVFQWRNILGMLGPGLVMGAAAIGGGEWLAGPEVTAKYGGALLWIATVSIIFQVIYNIEISRYTLYCGEPIFSGKFRIWPHPMFWVAFYLLLDFGSIAPYLAVNAAVPLEAIFLQKIPDIENEHWLLHKIVSTSLYLMILVPLIFGGKIYNALKVVMSLKLVVVISFLLFLGIFFSRPSTWVEIVSGLFKIGTVPVLCGEDKNGNGVLDPGEDVDNDGHLDVDEGLPPTIDTNGDGKPDAWEKDSKGKEIKWVDRDGDGKRDGYNTENVFVSLYKKGKLPQLNLALIATLGSLAAIAGNGGLTNAPISNFTRDQGWGMGSKVGAIPSLVGGHGISLSHEGSVFLVNEETLPRWRRWYNHIARDQLWVWMVACLVGVSLPSILSVEFLPRGTEASGWTGAAMTAGEIKEDGTKVGVFGRVMEPIPGTLADTPTLKPVLSGHGLAAFLWGATLFCGFLVMITSQTTTTDGFIRRWVDVFWTASPQLRKLPGTAVKYVYFIVLCVYACLGVLILWATEKPGFVFQLSTTFYNFAFAFSAWHTLVVNTTLLPQQLRPNWLVRIGLILAGVYFSGLGVIASMKLFGFIN from the coding sequence ATGAGTTTGGAAACGAAATCGAAGACAGCCGCCACCGCCGTCGAGCCGCTGGCCCCTTGGCCGGGCTCGCATGAAATGCCGCGGTGGAATGTCGACGAACTGACCGAAGCGCCGGTTTTTCAATGGCGTAATATTCTCGGCATGCTGGGCCCCGGCCTCGTCATGGGCGCCGCGGCGATCGGCGGCGGCGAATGGCTGGCGGGACCGGAAGTCACCGCGAAGTACGGCGGCGCGCTCCTCTGGATCGCGACGGTCAGCATCATCTTTCAAGTCATCTACAACATCGAGATTAGCCGCTACACGCTCTACTGTGGCGAGCCGATCTTCAGCGGCAAATTTCGCATCTGGCCGCACCCGATGTTCTGGGTCGCGTTTTACTTGCTGCTCGATTTCGGTTCGATCGCGCCTTACTTGGCCGTGAACGCCGCCGTGCCACTGGAGGCGATCTTCTTGCAGAAGATTCCCGACATTGAAAACGAGCATTGGCTGCTCCACAAAATTGTTTCGACCTCGCTCTATTTAATGATCCTCGTGCCGCTGATTTTCGGCGGCAAGATTTACAACGCGCTGAAGGTGGTGATGAGTTTGAAGTTGGTGGTCGTCATCAGCTTTCTCCTTTTCCTTGGCATCTTCTTTTCGCGGCCGAGCACTTGGGTGGAGATCGTCAGCGGTCTCTTCAAGATCGGCACCGTGCCGGTATTGTGCGGCGAAGATAAGAACGGCAACGGTGTGCTCGATCCGGGTGAAGACGTCGACAACGACGGCCACTTGGACGTCGATGAAGGCCTGCCGCCGACAATCGACACCAACGGCGACGGCAAGCCGGATGCGTGGGAAAAGGACTCCAAGGGAAAAGAGATCAAGTGGGTCGATCGCGACGGCGACGGCAAACGCGACGGCTACAATACCGAGAACGTTTTCGTTTCGCTGTATAAAAAAGGAAAACTCCCGCAACTAAATCTGGCCCTCATCGCCACGCTCGGCAGCCTCGCCGCAATCGCCGGCAACGGCGGTTTGACCAACGCGCCGATCAGCAACTTCACCCGCGATCAAGGCTGGGGCATGGGTTCCAAGGTCGGAGCCATTCCGAGCCTCGTCGGCGGTCATGGCATCAGCTTGTCGCACGAAGGAAGCGTCTTCCTCGTCAACGAAGAGACGTTGCCGCGCTGGCGACGCTGGTACAACCACATCGCCCGCGACCAGTTGTGGGTCTGGATGGTGGCCTGCCTCGTCGGCGTTTCGCTGCCGAGCATTTTGTCGGTCGAGTTCTTGCCGCGCGGCACCGAAGCCAGCGGCTGGACCGGCGCGGCGATGACTGCCGGCGAAATCAAGGAAGATGGGACGAAGGTCGGCGTATTCGGCCGCGTGATGGAACCGATCCCTGGCACCCTGGCCGACACTCCAACCCTGAAGCCGGTTCTCAGCGGTCACGGTTTGGCGGCGTTCCTGTGGGGCGCGACATTGTTCTGTGGCTTCCTGGTGATGATCACCAGCCAAACGACAACGACCGATGGTTTCATCCGTCGCTGGGTCGATGTTTTTTGGACCGCGAGTCCGCAGCTGCGCAAGTTACCTGGAACCGCAGTGAAGTATGTTTACTTCATCGTCCTCTGCGTCTACGCCTGCCTCGGCGTACTCATTCTGTGGGCTACCGAAAAACCAGGCTTTGTGTTTCAGTTGTCGACAACGTTTTACAACTTTGCCTTCGCCTTTAGCGCCTGGCATACGCTGGTCGTTAACACCACGCTGCTGCCGCAACAACTCCGGCCCAACTGGTTAGTCCGCATCGGTTTGATTCTGGCCGGCGTTTACTTCTCGGGCCTGGGGGTGATCGCGTCGATGAAACTGTTCGGCTTTATCAACTAA
- a CDS encoding PQQ-dependent sugar dehydrogenase translates to MKRFWTTAALLLTSTLPALAADTPKAIVEGMKMPESVCIGPKGLLYITEIGEPGKDGDGKVSVIENGKAKTFAEGLDDPKGIVLFKDALYTTDKNKIVKIDANGKTSVYQAADKFPVKPIFLNDICVDQGGGIFLVSDSGADGKGGAVFRIDVRLDKIDQVASADNISGLTKPNGVAFDGGSAFIVADMARGQLWRVRFSDKVAEMIAEGMEGADGLVWDYWGRLFITSWTQGKIWAMPRPDQKPILIGEGLKTAADCCLDASQKKLLIPDMKAGTLTELSTTIPGWEVDTTEVAGVELAPAFPGIKWASWDDGSESGKGEAFRGILLTHFGDGSGRIVVGEQRGTIHIVDPKDPSKSTVFMNIRDRVRYLDKQNEEGFLGLAFHPKFKENGEFFVFYTDVKSDMANVLSRFKTKPGNKNEGDPASEEVLIRFEKPFWNHDGGTIAFGKDGYLYITHGDGGNGGDPKENGQKLSTLLGKILRIDVNKKEGGKNYAIPSDNPFAKKEDASPEIYAYGIRNIWRMAFDRQTGELWAGEVGQNIFEEIFIVKSGGNYGWNLREAMHPHSQKGVGVKAELAEPIWEYHHDIGKSITGGTVYRGSAVPSLAGHYLYADYVSNMFRALKYDEKAGRVVANRELPKPPLAVMSFGEDESGEVYILGSSTNGQSVFKVSKSK, encoded by the coding sequence ATGAAGCGTTTTTGGACTACCGCAGCGTTGCTGCTCACTTCCACCTTGCCGGCACTCGCCGCCGACACGCCCAAGGCCATTGTCGAAGGCATGAAGATGCCTGAGTCGGTTTGCATCGGGCCGAAGGGGCTGCTGTACATCACCGAGATCGGCGAGCCCGGCAAAGATGGCGACGGCAAGGTCTCGGTCATCGAAAACGGCAAGGCGAAGACCTTTGCCGAAGGGCTTGATGATCCCAAGGGGATCGTCCTCTTCAAGGATGCGCTCTACACGACTGACAAAAACAAGATCGTGAAGATCGATGCCAACGGTAAGACTTCGGTCTATCAAGCGGCTGATAAGTTCCCGGTGAAGCCGATCTTTTTGAACGACATTTGCGTCGATCAAGGTGGCGGCATTTTCCTGGTGAGCGACAGCGGCGCCGACGGCAAGGGTGGCGCAGTTTTCCGCATCGATGTGCGACTGGACAAGATCGACCAGGTCGCCTCAGCCGACAATATCTCCGGCCTGACTAAGCCCAACGGTGTGGCCTTTGACGGCGGTTCGGCTTTCATCGTCGCCGATATGGCTCGCGGCCAGTTGTGGCGAGTGCGCTTCAGCGACAAAGTTGCGGAGATGATCGCCGAAGGAATGGAAGGGGCCGACGGCCTGGTGTGGGATTATTGGGGCCGGCTGTTCATCACGTCTTGGACGCAAGGCAAGATTTGGGCGATGCCTCGTCCGGATCAAAAGCCGATCTTGATTGGCGAAGGGCTGAAGACGGCTGCCGATTGCTGCCTCGATGCGTCGCAAAAGAAGCTCCTCATTCCGGACATGAAAGCCGGCACGCTGACGGAACTCTCGACGACGATTCCGGGCTGGGAAGTCGATACGACGGAAGTCGCGGGCGTGGAACTTGCGCCGGCCTTTCCGGGCATCAAGTGGGCCAGCTGGGATGACGGCAGCGAAAGTGGCAAGGGCGAAGCCTTCCGCGGCATTCTGCTGACGCACTTCGGCGACGGCAGCGGCCGGATCGTCGTGGGCGAACAACGTGGCACGATTCACATCGTCGATCCGAAGGACCCGAGCAAGTCGACGGTCTTCATGAACATCCGCGATCGCGTCCGCTATCTCGACAAGCAAAACGAAGAAGGTTTCCTCGGTCTCGCGTTCCATCCGAAGTTCAAGGAGAACGGCGAGTTCTTTGTGTTCTATACCGATGTCAAATCCGACATGGCCAACGTCCTGTCGCGGTTCAAGACCAAGCCCGGTAACAAGAACGAAGGTGATCCGGCCAGCGAAGAAGTGCTGATCCGTTTCGAAAAGCCGTTCTGGAATCACGACGGCGGCACGATCGCCTTCGGCAAGGATGGTTACCTCTACATCACGCACGGTGACGGTGGCAACGGCGGCGATCCCAAGGAAAACGGCCAAAAGCTGTCGACGCTGCTCGGCAAGATTCTCCGCATCGATGTGAACAAGAAGGAAGGCGGCAAGAACTACGCCATTCCTTCGGACAACCCGTTCGCGAAGAAGGAAGACGCCTCGCCGGAAATCTACGCCTACGGCATCCGCAATATTTGGCGGATGGCCTTCGATCGTCAGACCGGCGAACTGTGGGCTGGCGAAGTCGGCCAGAACATCTTCGAAGAAATCTTCATCGTCAAATCGGGCGGCAACTACGGTTGGAACCTGCGTGAAGCGATGCATCCCCACAGCCAAAAGGGCGTGGGCGTGAAGGCCGAATTGGCCGAACCGATCTGGGAATATCATCACGACATCGGCAAGAGCATCACCGGTGGCACGGTCTATCGCGGTAGCGCGGTGCCGTCGCTGGCCGGGCATTACCTGTATGCTGACTATGTGTCGAATATGTTCCGGGCTTTGAAGTACGACGAGAAGGCCGGCCGCGTGGTCGCCAATCGCGAATTGCCCAAGCCGCCGCTCGCGGTCATGTCGTTCGGCGAAGATGAAAGTGGCGAGGTCTACATCCTCGGCAGCAGCACGAACGGCCAGAGCGTGTTCAAGGTGTCGAAGAGCAAGTAG
- a CDS encoding DNA-3-methyladenine glycosylase I: MAKKKSTSPDERSRCLWGSCEPMLTYHDAEWGVPLHDEHGLFEFLILEGAQAGLSWATILAKRENYRAAFAQFDPVKCAKFTAKQEAACLQNEGLVRNRLKIASVAINARAFLAVQSEFGTFDKFIWQFVEGEPLQPGRKSIQDVPAKTTESDAMSKELKRRGFKFIGSTICYAFMQATGMVNDHVASCFRHAELS, from the coding sequence GTGGCCAAAAAGAAAAGCACATCGCCCGACGAACGCTCGCGCTGCCTGTGGGGCAGCTGCGAGCCGATGTTGACGTATCACGACGCCGAATGGGGCGTGCCGTTGCATGACGAGCACGGCCTGTTTGAGTTTCTTATTCTCGAGGGAGCCCAGGCCGGTTTGAGCTGGGCGACGATTCTAGCCAAACGCGAAAACTATCGCGCGGCGTTTGCACAGTTCGATCCGGTGAAGTGCGCCAAGTTTACGGCGAAGCAGGAAGCGGCCTGCTTGCAAAACGAAGGTCTGGTGCGGAACCGTTTGAAGATCGCTTCGGTTGCCATCAACGCCCGAGCCTTTCTCGCAGTGCAAAGCGAGTTCGGCACCTTCGACAAATTCATCTGGCAATTCGTCGAAGGAGAACCGCTGCAGCCAGGCCGCAAATCGATTCAGGACGTGCCGGCCAAGACCACCGAGTCCGACGCGATGAGCAAGGAACTGAAACGACGCGGCTTCAAGTTCATTGGTAGCACCATCTGCTACGCGTTCATGCAGGCGACCGGCATGGTTAACGACCACGTCGCGAGCTGTTTCCGCCACGCGGAACTTTCTTAG
- the glgX gene encoding glycogen debranching protein GlgX: MRVWPGQPYPLGATWDGRGVNFAIFSENATKVELCLFSSVKGKGESHRITLPEQTDMAWHGYLPEVQPRQLYGFRVHGPYDPAHGHRFNPNKVVLDPYARALGRVTKWHDSLFGYEIGHADADLSFDTRDNAKYAPLGVVVDPAFTWGADAPPRTPWHRTVIYEAHVTGLTKLHPHVPEKLRGTYAGLATEPVIRHLKELGVTAIELMPVHHHLEDRHLLEKGLSNYWGYNTLGFFAAEASFASRRGASAVREFKSMVRALHAADIEVIIDVVYNHTAEGNQMGPTLSLRGIDNAAYYRTVADNQRYYMDYTGCGNTLNMRHPRVLQLIMDSLRYWVLEMHVDGFRFDLASTLARELHEVDKLGAFFDIIHQDPILSQVKLIAEPWDLGDGGYQVGNFPALWTEWNGKYRDCVRRFWRGDGGTMNEFATRLAGSSDLYGHSGRKPYASINFVTCHDGFTLRDLVSYNDKHNQANGEEGRDGANDNNSWNCGAEGETDNADIVALREQQKRNLIATLLLSQGVPMILAGDELSHTQNGNNNTYCQDNELTWLNWELDDEKKKFLDLVRHAVRLHAEQPVLRRRTFFRGRPLRGSEIKDITFFDTLGNEMSDQDWNAGFVRTLALRLAGDAIPETDEQGNPIHGDTLLLLFNAHSEEVGFQLPPRASYSTPWEIILYTSNVPPEAVAASATEAKLNIPARSLAVLRTARIIVEPEGTPSATIPIPIPLAEVLPSASVAPTPEPPRTPPPSA; encoded by the coding sequence ATGCGAGTTTGGCCGGGACAACCTTATCCCTTGGGAGCGACTTGGGACGGGCGCGGAGTCAACTTCGCCATCTTTTCGGAAAACGCCACGAAAGTGGAACTCTGTTTATTCTCGTCGGTCAAGGGAAAAGGGGAGTCACACCGGATCACGCTCCCCGAGCAGACCGACATGGCCTGGCATGGCTATCTGCCGGAAGTTCAGCCGCGGCAACTCTATGGCTTTCGCGTGCATGGACCGTACGATCCGGCGCATGGCCATCGTTTTAATCCCAACAAAGTCGTGCTCGATCCTTATGCTCGCGCGCTAGGCCGGGTGACGAAGTGGCACGACTCGCTGTTCGGCTATGAGATTGGTCACGCCGACGCGGACCTGTCGTTCGATACCCGCGACAACGCGAAGTATGCGCCGCTGGGGGTCGTTGTCGATCCGGCCTTCACCTGGGGCGCCGATGCGCCGCCGCGCACGCCGTGGCATCGAACTGTGATTTATGAAGCGCACGTGACCGGGCTCACCAAGCTCCATCCGCACGTGCCGGAGAAACTCCGCGGCACTTATGCGGGCCTGGCGACCGAGCCCGTCATTCGCCACTTGAAAGAACTCGGCGTGACGGCCATCGAGTTGATGCCCGTGCATCATCACCTAGAAGATCGCCATTTGCTCGAGAAAGGTCTGTCGAATTACTGGGGCTACAACACGCTCGGTTTTTTCGCCGCCGAAGCCTCGTTTGCCTCGCGCCGCGGAGCATCCGCCGTGCGCGAGTTCAAGTCGATGGTTCGCGCGCTGCATGCTGCCGACATCGAAGTGATTATCGACGTGGTTTACAACCACACGGCCGAAGGCAATCAGATGGGGCCGACGTTGTCGCTGCGCGGCATCGACAACGCGGCGTACTATCGCACGGTGGCCGACAACCAGCGGTACTACATGGATTACACCGGCTGCGGCAACACGCTGAACATGCGGCACCCACGCGTGCTGCAACTCATCATGGACAGCCTCCGCTACTGGGTGCTGGAGATGCACGTCGATGGTTTTCGTTTTGATCTCGCCAGCACGCTCGCTCGCGAACTGCACGAAGTCGACAAGCTCGGTGCCTTCTTCGACATCATTCACCAAGACCCGATTTTGTCGCAAGTGAAGCTGATCGCCGAACCGTGGGATCTCGGCGACGGCGGTTATCAGGTCGGCAATTTTCCGGCGTTGTGGACCGAGTGGAACGGCAAATATCGCGACTGCGTGCGGCGATTTTGGCGCGGCGATGGCGGCACGATGAACGAGTTCGCGACGCGACTCGCCGGTAGTTCCGATCTGTATGGTCACAGCGGCCGCAAGCCGTACGCGAGCATTAACTTCGTCACGTGCCACGATGGTTTCACGCTGCGCGATCTCGTCAGCTACAACGACAAGCACAACCAGGCCAACGGCGAGGAAGGCCGCGACGGCGCGAACGACAACAACAGTTGGAACTGCGGCGCCGAAGGTGAAACCGACAACGCCGATATCGTTGCGCTGCGCGAGCAACAAAAGCGAAATCTCATCGCCACGCTGCTCCTGTCGCAGGGTGTGCCGATGATTCTTGCCGGTGACGAACTGAGCCACACGCAGAATGGCAATAACAATACGTATTGCCAGGACAACGAACTGACCTGGCTGAACTGGGAACTCGACGACGAAAAGAAGAAGTTTCTCGATCTCGTGCGCCATGCGGTGCGCTTGCATGCCGAGCAACCAGTGCTGCGGCGGCGAACCTTTTTCCGCGGCCGGCCGTTGCGCGGTTCCGAGATCAAGGACATCACTTTCTTCGATACGCTCGGCAACGAAATGTCCGATCAGGATTGGAACGCCGGCTTCGTACGTACGCTCGCGCTGCGACTAGCCGGCGATGCAATTCCCGAAACCGACGAGCAAGGAAACCCGATTCACGGCGATACGCTGCTGCTCCTCTTCAACGCCCACTCGGAAGAGGTTGGTTTTCAGCTGCCGCCGCGAGCCAGCTACAGCACGCCGTGGGAAATCATCCTCTACACCTCGAACGTGCCGCCCGAAGCCGTCGCCGCATCGGCCACAGAAGCCAAGCTGAACATCCCGGCCCGCAGCCTGGCCGTACTGCGAACCGCGCGGATCATTGTCGAGCCCGAGGGAACTCCTTCGGCGACCATTCCCATCCCGATCCCGCTGGCGGAAGTTCTTCCCTCGGCGAGTGTGGCGCCGACTCCCGAGCCGCCGCGCACGCCGCCACCATCGGCCTAG
- a CDS encoding pyridoxamine 5'-phosphate oxidase family protein: MTKPKPDPIDPAAVPDLARAIVAGDRFPMLATIDGDQPRLRPVSPVKTDGFTIYVANLRVYHKTVEIAANPRVELCYMNDGHDQVRITGVAEVVTDREQLEEIWSTNPLLRFYLGTIDNPALIIYRIEPVQVRYMQEWALEYIPVSIG; encoded by the coding sequence ATGACGAAACCCAAACCAGATCCCATCGATCCCGCTGCCGTTCCCGATCTCGCCCGCGCGATCGTCGCCGGAGATCGCTTTCCCATGCTCGCGACCATCGACGGCGATCAGCCGCGGCTGCGTCCTGTTTCGCCGGTGAAAACCGACGGCTTTACGATCTATGTAGCCAACCTGCGGGTCTATCACAAGACAGTCGAGATCGCAGCCAACCCGCGCGTCGAGCTCTGCTACATGAACGATGGCCACGATCAGGTTCGCATCACCGGCGTGGCCGAAGTCGTCACCGACCGCGAACAGCTCGAAGAAATCTGGTCGACAAACCCGCTGCTGCGGTTTTACCTGGGAACAATCGACAACCCCGCGCTGATCATCTATCGCATCGAGCCGGTGCAGGTGCGGTACATGCAGGAATGGGCCCTCGAATATATCCCCGTCAGTATTGGCTAA
- a CDS encoding aldose epimerase family protein: MLVPLNKLLVCGMMFGFLSLLSGAARGADAKAMTTKSEYGKTADGQIVNQYVLTNKNGLRVKLITWGATLTSVETPDKNGKLANITLGFDKLAGYTQRHPYFGSTVGRYGNRIAKGKFTLDGKAHTLAVNNGPNHLHGGLAGFDMVNWSAKEVAVENGQAVEFSRDSKDGEEGYPGNLKTTVTFTLTDANELKFDYKATTDKATVINMTNHTYWNLAGGGSGDILKHQLMLNADRWIPTDDTSIPTGELAPVKGTAMDFTTMHAIGDQIAELKKAPHTTKGYDHCYVLRGQSGKLELAAKVKEPSSGRTMEVYTTEPGIQLYCGNFLDGSPAGNNHKQHEAFCLETQHYPDSPNQPSFPSTVLKPGETYKSQTVHKFGVE, from the coding sequence ATGCTTGTCCCGTTGAACAAATTGCTGGTCTGCGGAATGATGTTTGGTTTCCTCTCTCTCCTCTCCGGTGCCGCTCGCGGCGCTGACGCCAAAGCTATGACCACGAAAAGCGAATACGGTAAGACCGCCGATGGCCAGATCGTTAATCAATATGTGCTGACGAACAAGAACGGCCTGCGCGTGAAGCTGATCACTTGGGGCGCGACGCTGACGAGTGTCGAAACGCCCGACAAGAACGGCAAGCTGGCCAACATCACGCTGGGCTTTGACAAGCTCGCGGGATACACGCAGCGGCATCCTTACTTCGGCAGCACCGTGGGCCGCTACGGCAACCGCATCGCCAAGGGTAAGTTCACGCTCGATGGCAAGGCCCACACGCTGGCCGTGAACAACGGCCCGAATCATCTGCACGGCGGCCTGGCCGGCTTTGACATGGTGAACTGGTCGGCCAAGGAAGTTGCCGTCGAAAACGGCCAAGCCGTGGAATTCTCTCGCGACAGCAAAGACGGCGAAGAAGGTTACCCCGGCAATCTGAAGACGACCGTCACGTTTACGTTGACGGACGCGAACGAACTGAAGTTCGACTACAAAGCCACGACTGACAAAGCGACCGTCATCAACATGACGAACCACACCTATTGGAACTTGGCCGGCGGGGGCAGTGGCGACATTCTGAAGCATCAGCTGATGCTGAATGCCGATCGCTGGATTCCGACCGACGACACGTCGATCCCCACTGGTGAGCTCGCACCCGTGAAGGGAACCGCGATGGACTTCACCACCATGCACGCCATCGGCGATCAGATTGCGGAACTCAAAAAGGCGCCGCACACCACCAAGGGTTATGACCATTGCTATGTGTTGCGTGGGCAGAGCGGCAAGCTGGAACTCGCTGCCAAAGTGAAGGAGCCGTCGAGCGGACGGACGATGGAGGTCTATACAACCGAGCCAGGCATTCAGCTGTACTGCGGCAACTTCCTCGACGGCAGCCCGGCTGGCAACAACCACAAACAGCACGAAGCCTTCTGCCTCGAGACTCAGCACTATCCTGACTCACCAAATCAACCGAGCTTTCCCAGCACAGTGCTCAAGCCGGGCGAGACCTACAAGTCGCAAACGGTGCATAAGTTTGGCGTGGAATAA
- a CDS encoding DUF1559 domain-containing protein — protein MVVAARRRRIGFTLVELLVVIAIIGVLVALLLPAVQAAREAARRMKCGNNLKQLSLGLHNFHDTYLTFPKYTDGSVGWTCLILPFIEQRSLGDQVLPTAGAYSAGQNANRVMGQYKMPMYLCPSFAKDRSTSTIDDITGFGFAYTTHYVGNAGPMGNMPGTTTAYQVNTVGAAQGGLAADGILPFIPSVQTTSSPVPTPQGIRMGDITDGTSNTIMLMEMGWQGMENSLRSWVRGFVWNNDATCSKNLQNGMRLVKYNGSNNYNNVSIGSNHPAGCNIALGDGSVRFITESIDLNKVLLPLASRLGGEVIPEY, from the coding sequence ATGGTCGTTGCTGCGCGGCGGCGTCGAATTGGTTTCACACTTGTCGAGTTGCTGGTCGTCATCGCGATCATCGGCGTTCTGGTCGCACTCTTGTTGCCTGCCGTGCAGGCCGCTCGCGAAGCAGCGCGGCGTATGAAGTGTGGCAATAATCTGAAGCAACTCTCGTTGGGGCTGCACAACTTTCACGACACATACCTCACCTTTCCCAAGTACACCGACGGCAGCGTTGGGTGGACGTGTTTGATTTTGCCGTTCATCGAGCAGCGATCACTAGGTGATCAGGTGTTGCCGACCGCCGGTGCATACAGCGCTGGCCAAAATGCGAATCGTGTGATGGGCCAGTACAAGATGCCCATGTATCTTTGCCCTAGCTTTGCCAAAGATCGCTCGACAAGCACCATCGACGACATCACGGGCTTTGGTTTTGCCTACACCACGCACTACGTCGGCAACGCCGGCCCGATGGGCAACATGCCGGGGACGACAACCGCATATCAGGTGAACACGGTGGGCGCGGCGCAAGGCGGCCTCGCGGCGGACGGAATCTTGCCATTCATTCCAAGCGTGCAGACTACTTCGAGCCCAGTGCCAACGCCGCAGGGAATTCGCATGGGGGACATCACCGACGGCACGAGCAACACGATCATGCTGATGGAAATGGGGTGGCAAGGAATGGAAAACAGCTTGCGGTCCTGGGTGCGCGGCTTTGTCTGGAACAACGACGCTACCTGCTCCAAGAACCTGCAGAACGGTATGCGACTGGTGAAGTACAACGGAAGCAACAACTACAACAACGTGAGCATCGGCAGCAATCATCCGGCCGGCTGCAACATTGCCCTTGGCGACGGCAGCGTCCGCTTTATCACCGAAAGCATCGATCTCAACAAAGTGCTGCTACCACTCGCGAGCCGATTAGGTGGCGAAGTGATTCCCGAGTACTAA